A region from the Paenarthrobacter aurescens genome encodes:
- a CDS encoding carbohydrate ABC transporter permease gives MTQSPTLSRRSTPSASPQPRKSRRRGADARAGYTFLLPWLLGFIALTVGPMISSLYLSFTNYNLFEAPKWIGFDNYATLFQDERFLQSVGVTLNYVIFGTPLKLAAALAIAMLLNSKRKGQGFYRSAFYAPSLIGASVSIAIVWKAMFGDSGPVDQGLSFFGINLGGWVGNPSMTMPMMILLTVWQFGAPMVIFLAGLKQIPADLYEAASMDGAGPVRKFLNITWPMLSPVIFFNLLMETIHAFQIFASAYIISNGEGGPAGSTLFYTLYLYLRGFSDFRMGYASAMAWLLVVVVGIITLIFFKTSKSWVHYSGDSK, from the coding sequence GTGACTCAAAGCCCAACCCTGAGCAGGCGCTCGACGCCCTCCGCTTCCCCGCAGCCGCGCAAATCGCGGCGCCGGGGGGCGGATGCCCGCGCCGGCTACACGTTCCTGTTGCCCTGGTTGCTGGGATTCATCGCCCTGACCGTGGGCCCCATGATTTCCTCGCTGTACCTCTCCTTCACCAACTACAACCTGTTCGAAGCCCCCAAATGGATCGGCTTTGACAACTACGCCACCCTCTTCCAGGACGAACGGTTCCTGCAGTCGGTGGGAGTGACCCTGAACTACGTCATCTTTGGTACTCCGCTGAAGCTCGCCGCCGCTTTGGCAATCGCCATGCTGCTCAACAGCAAGCGCAAGGGCCAGGGTTTCTACCGCTCGGCCTTCTACGCGCCGTCCCTGATCGGTGCCTCGGTGTCCATCGCGATCGTCTGGAAAGCCATGTTCGGCGATTCCGGCCCCGTGGACCAAGGCCTGTCCTTCTTCGGGATCAACCTGGGCGGTTGGGTGGGCAACCCCTCCATGACCATGCCCATGATGATCCTGCTGACCGTATGGCAGTTCGGTGCCCCCATGGTGATCTTCCTGGCCGGCCTGAAGCAGATCCCGGCAGACCTCTACGAGGCTGCGTCCATGGACGGTGCCGGCCCGGTGCGGAAATTCCTGAACATCACCTGGCCCATGCTGTCCCCGGTGATCTTCTTCAACCTGCTGATGGAAACCATCCACGCGTTCCAGATCTTCGCTTCGGCCTACATCATCTCCAACGGTGAAGGCGGCCCCGCCGGATCCACCCTCTTCTACACCCTCTACCTGTACTTGCGCGGTTTCAGCGACTTCCGGATGGGCTACGCCTCGGCAATGGCCTGGCTCCTGGTGGTTGTGGTCGGCATCATCACGCTGATCTTCTTCAAGACCTCCAAGTCCTGGGTCCACTACAGCGGTGATTCGAAATGA